In a genomic window of Paramecium tetraurelia macronuclear, complete genome:
- a CDS encoding Importin translates to MDQIIELIQWSAQPDNQIQKQVYRRAQELSQDIQFLIHLCSVIIGNYEPEIRYRAAVILKSAIKNCVALPEQLQQMLVQVDLSVQIMRQAFIIIVPEVVVRNGIKNSNLMMEYLVKLIDTDPVIATDCLSKIIEDLKFNSENINYYGTDSGLQLIDQLLLKFITLVEHQNTQVVVNSLNFLNYNIFFMPPSLSQYIDCYIKILITGTQSPEQQIRLKCFQGIQALIETKRDKIKQMNLVIMACVQSLQDQDKEVVRFVELCLTDFLTIDDAEDYEQTHLLEPYLQKILQPVILNLAITRADQIAIQPTFSNVYSQSGKAEDEEQEEEKTLGEYSLRSVSNLLLKKLIEFYDKIVVPIVLQIIDQLQQQQDWKQQEIAVLCLGVFAEKIMENHGNLVPNILMALFNEKNQQNEYIYASTLWTFSQYNEWIKTVAINETQFIQSYLKLLLISIENQSIIVKESACSALNSLSKDAFFILQPYLLDLFQVYLKALSQKGGVLLYIYQSITTILAECETIENQELIDLIMTKLISNLVDLNDYNICPLYECLAEAVEKFGQRAINYIPIIYQATIQSMNGYVQSIKNGKTRYLYQQKEILKRSFDLCIKIINITKERFLELCDQSFLQIVDLALQDSETDVKQYALSLIGDLIKDCYAIFKNVNIAIILNEYIYAQSISIDPSKLFLATSNNAAWALGELAIKDPSQITVIFNAVMEKLIKIINEPKFPKSIAQNLCIAICRIAGSHIQSIEEFIPNFFKRVCLILSQIKSQSLDEYKEESFRILINIVKMYPGRVINDIKYFVYCIVASTEFPSIKPLFINILQELQQSFGQQKFDSMFSSDDLPNGFRMKMMNVYGV, encoded by the exons atggattaaataattgaattaatataatggtCAGCCTAACCAGacaattagatttaaaaataagtatatAGAAGAGCTTAGGAGTTGAGTTAagacatttaatttttaattcatttatgttCTGTGATAATTGGAAATTATGAACCAGAAATTAGATATAGGGCTGCTGTGATATTAAAAAGTGCCATCAAAAATTGCGTCGCATTGCCTGAATAATTATAGCAAATGTTAGTGCAAGTTGATTTGAGTGTTCAAATTATGAGACAAgcctttattattattgtccCAGAGGTTGTAGTTAGAAATGGAATTAAAA ATAGCAATCTAATGATGgaatatttagttaaattgATAGACACTGATCCAGTCATTGCAACTGATtgtttatcaaaaataattgaggatctcaaattcaattctgaaaacataaattattatggaaCAGATTCAGGATTGCAATTAATCGATCAATTACTTTTGAAATTCATTACCTTAGTTGAACATTAGAACACATAGGTGGTtgtaaattcattaaattttttaaactataatattttctttatgcCTCCCTCATTAAGTCAATACATTGATTGttacattaaaattttgattactGGAACATAATCTccagaataataaataagattgaaGTGCTTTTAGGGTATTCAAGCTCTAATAGAGACTAAAcgagataaaataaaatagatgaatttaGTTATAATGGCATGTGTTTAATCATTGTAGGATTAAGACAAGGAAGTTGTAAGATTTGTAGAATTGTGTTTAACTGATTTTCTAACAATTGATGATGCAGAAGATTATGAATAAACTCATTTACTTGAGCCCtatttacaaaaaatattataaccTGTAATACTAAATCTAGCAATCACTAGAGCTGATTAAATAGCCATACAACCCACATTCTCCAATGTTTACAGTTAAAGTGGTAAGGCTGAAGATGAAGAATAGGAAGAAGAGAAGACTTTAGGTGAATATTCATTGAGATCAGTGTCGAATTTGTTgctcaaaaaattaattgaattttatgataaaattgttGTTCCAATtgtcttataaattattgatcaattgcaataataataagattggAAACAACAAGAAATTGCTGTTTTATGTCTAGGAGTATTTGCAGAGAAAATAATGGAAAATCATGGCAATCTTGTACCCAATATTTTAATGGCTTTGTTTAATGAAAAGAACCaacaaaatgaatatatatatgctTCTACATTATGGACATTCTCATAATATAATGAGTGGATTAAAACAGTAGCCATCAACGAGacttagtttatttaatcctatctaaaattattattgatctcTATCGAAAATTAGTCAAT AATAGTAAAGGAATCTGCCTGTTCTGCATTGAATTCCTTGTCAAAAGATGCATTCTTTATATTACAACCCTACTTATTAGATTTGTTCTAAGTGTACTTGAAAGCCTTGTCTTAAAAAGGAGGAGTATTattatacatttattaatcaataaccACAATATTGGCTGAATGTGAAACTATTgagaattaagaattaatagatttaataatgacTAAATTGATCAGTAATTTAGTTGACTTGAATGACTATAACATATGTCCTCTTTATG AATGTTTGGCAGAAGCAGTTGAAAAATTTGGATAGAGAGCTATAAACTATATTCCAATCATTTATCAAGCAACTATATAATCAATGAATGGTTATgtttaatcaataaagaatGGGAAGAcaagatatttatattaataaaaggaaattcTAAAAAGATCCTTTGATTTGTGTATAAAGATTATCAACATCACAAAAGAAAGATTCTTAGAGTTATGTGATTAATCGTTTTTGTAAATTGTTGATCTTGCATTGTAAGATTCAGAAACTGATGTTAAGCAATATGCACTATCTCTAATAGGTGATTTAATAAAGGATTGCTATGcaatttttaagaatgtcaatattgctattatatt aaatgaataCATCTATGCTTAGTCAATCAGTATTGATCCTTCTAAACTATTTTTGGCTACTTCGAATAATGCTGCATGGGCATTGGGAGAATTAGCTATAAAAGATCCTTCTTAAATTACAGTGATTTTTAATGCAGTAATGGAgaaactaataaaaataataaatgaaccAAAATTCCCAAAATCCATCgcttaaaatttatgtattGCAATATGCAGGATTGCTGGGTCACATATTTAGTCAATTGAAGAATTCATTCCTAATTTCTTTAAGAGAGTTTGCTTGATTCTTAGCTAAATAAAGAGTTAATCGTTAGATGAATACAAGGAGGAATCTTTTAG GATCTTGATCAATATAGTGAAAATGTATCCAGGAAGAGTAATAAAcgatatcaaatattttgtttattgtATCGTAGCTTCAACAGAGTTTCCTTCAATTAAGcctctttttattaatatattataagaattgtAATAGTCATTTGGCTAACAGAAATTTGATAGTATGTTTAGTAGTGATGACTTGCCAAATGGATTTAggatgaaaatgatgaatgTTTATGGtgtatga
- a CDS encoding Putative kinase, similar to Sgk1 serine/threonine-protein kinase, with amino-acid sequence MKKINQQMQIIAGRNSLQESPQRLEKKSLKNPAKTVKTERPQQKGKTKLYDYFKKERNSLAQVVNNIRAKLKGSKSIDNMFLQTQKSERIKTSQQNVHHFNSLKQLIEQRVRTDDGNSSKRLNLKTKNLSLATVSIDLQKKEQQKQPSTTKQSYNQSPSNQSKPILNKSKSKDQYLFDLLKNAQMISNQYQQYFNLKQNKQSIQSDTSTNHRQSIEDMLISQKSTKGSPQPYNSKLSKQTEGDSKSLNQGYSKTESTPIIKQQSKIKTDDSLQYDPKKKLQIVLFYKQTKYYYLYDYVDQRTDNLYNFLLEQIASIEVTSAKVEGGGTGSTEDQYIQDGIFKFNLELNKICQFITVNKNIPFDYYLSLPDLPLNIFQGITLQLQPLYSQLQETHRVGLKDFNLIKCIGVGGFSRVYLVKKKDNGQFYALKLIDKKFIFDNAKEVIVQNERDIMVRMENQYIIKLHYAFETRFYIAFVLEYSAGGELFYHLRKLKRLNEQEAQYYFVEVCIGMAYLHSQNIVYRDIKPENILLDLYGHMMLSDFGLSKPNMEDGELAYSFCGSPEYMAPEMLMKSGHSYLVDCYCLGALLYELVFGLPPFYSHDTQEIYNAILTENVQFPDYVQISDELKDLIIKLLQKDPDKRLGKKGGITEILTHVWFHNVDFEGIVNQTLPPPYKPEPLRYNFDEEEFNKGDAEFRKQYGQNLQYEFQNVDKANYELENFYYARSQQEFKNRTKLVNTSKLVSQIVQQEPISPNKQMISKVKHSPSESKSNVRPNIKSEAHEYFKKHNLFTRSSQILKQSLKQGHTYSKTLQQPSMSIQDLKKLKQLFDQSKQLLSSDRVTTIPDQNNKHAIERVKTEQIGNLPSPKTTTHSAANKLAKFSKLFGSEKRKK; translated from the exons atgaagaaaataaatcaatagatGTAAATCATTGCAGGTCGCAATAGCCTGCAAGAATCTCCTTAACGATTGGAAAAGAAATCCTTAAAAAACCCTGCTAAAACAGTTAAAACTGAAAGACCTTAATAAAAAGGGAAGACTAAATTATAcgattattttaagaaagaaaGAAACTCATTAGCTTAGGTTGTTAATAACATTCGGGCTAAGTTAAAGGGAAGTAAAAGCATTGATAATATGTTCCTTTAAACCTAAAAAAGTGAAAGGATTAAAAcatcataataaaatgtacATCATTTCAATAGTCTAAAATAGCTTATTGAATAGAGAGTAAGAACAGATGATGGGAATAGCTCTAAAcgtttaaatttaaaaacaaaaaatttatcattagcTACTGTCTCAATTGAT ttatagaaaaaagaataataaaaataacctTCAACTACTAAGTAATCTTACAATCAATCTCCTTCTAATCAGTCAAAACCAATCTTAAATAAGTCTAAATCAAAAGACCAATATTTGTTTGATTTg CTAAAAAATGCTCAAATGATATCAAATcaatactaataatattttaatttgaagtaAAATAAGTAATCTATATAATCAGACACATCAACAAATCATAGACAATCAATTGAAGATATGTTGATAAGTTAAAAATCTACTAAAGGATCTCCTCAACCttacaattcaaaattatcaaaacaaACAGAGGGAGACTCTAAATCCCTTAATTAGGGATATTCAAAAACTGAATCGACTCCTATCATTAAGTAATAGTCGAAAATCAAAACAGATGACTCATTATAATACGACcctaaaaagaaattataaatagttcTATTCTACAAATAAACAAA atattaCTATTTGTACGATTATGTGGACTAAAGGAcggataatttatataacttTCTTCTGGAATAGATTGCAAGTATTGAAGTGACATCAGCAAAGGTAGAAGGAGGAGGAACTGGCTCTACTGAAGATTAATACATTTAAGATGGtatatttaagtttaatttagaattgaataagattTGCCAATTCATAAcagttaataaaaatattccaTTTGATTATTACCTTTCGTTGCCAGATTTGcctttaaatatattttagggTATAACACTCTAATTGTAACCTTTGTATTCTCAATTGTAAGAGACCCACAGAGTTGgattaaaagattttaatctCATAAAATGTATAGGAGTAGGAGGTTTTTCAAGGGTTTATTTGGTCAAAAAAAAAGACAATGGCTAATTTTATGcattgaaattaattgacAAGAAGttcatttttgataatgCGAAAGAAGTAATTGTATAAAATGAGAGAGACATTATGGTAAGAATGGAAAATTAGTACatcataaaattacattatgCCTTCGAAACTAGATTTTATATTGCATTTGTTTTAGAGTATTCTGCTGGTGGAGAGTTATTTTACCACTTGAGAAAATTGAAACGCTTAAATGAACAAGAagcataatattattttgtagAAGTATGCATAGGAATGGCCTATCTACATTCATAGAATATTGTATACAGAGATATTAAACctgaaaatattttgttgGATTTGTATGGTCATATGATGTTAAGTGATTTTGGATTGTCCAAACCAAATATGGAAGACGGAGAATTAGCCTACTCTTTCTGTGGGTCACCTGAATATATGGCTCCTGAAATGTTAATGAAATCAGGACATAGTTATTTAGTAGATTGTTATTGCCTTGGAGCTCTGCTTTATGAACTTGTTTTCGGATTACCTCCCTTTTATTCTCATGACacttaagaaatttataatgcaATATTGACAGAGAATGTTTAATTTCCAGATTATGTGTAAATTTCTGATGAATTGAAAGAcctgataattaaattactttaaaaggATCCAGATAAAAGATTGGGAAAAAAAGGTGGTATTACAGAAATCTTAACTCATGTTTGGTTTCATAATGTTGACTTTGAAGGAATAGTAAATTAAACTCTGCCTCCTCCTTATAAGCCAGAACCTTTAAGGTACAATTTCgatgaagaagaatttaataaaggagATGcagaatttagaaaatagtatggataaaatctttaatatgaattttaa aATGTAGATAAAGCAAATTATGAATTGGAAAACTTTTATTATGCAAGATCCtaataagaattcaaaaatagaacaaaattagttaataCGAGTAAATTAGTTtcataaattgtttaataagaACCAATCTctccaaataaataaatgatatcaaaAGTAAAA CATTCCCCTTCAGAAAGTAAAAGCAATGTGAGACCAAACATTAAGAGTGAAGCCCATGAGTATTTCAAAAAGCACAATCTCTTCACAAGATCTTCATAGatacttaaataatctttaaagTAGGGTCACACTTATTCTAAAACCTTATAATAGCCTTCAATGTCAATTCAAGATTTAAAA aaattaaaataattgtttgatcagtctaaataattgttaagtTCTGATAGAGTGACTACTATTCCTGACTAGAATAATAAACATGCCATAGAGAGAGTGAAAACAGAATAAATTGGCAATTTACCTTCTCCTAAAACCACAACCCATAGTGCTGCAAATAAATTAGCTAAGTTTTCTAAGTTATTTGGATCagaaaagagaaaaaaatga
- a CDS encoding 40S ribosomal protein S8, putataive yields the protein MGISRDSRHKRRLTGGRMPIHKKKRAFEKGRQAAMTKLVSGEKRVRRIRVRGGNFKFRALRLSEGNFSWGSQGIAKKAKIVEVVYHPSNNELVRTKTLTRGVIVQVDATPFRQWYAKKYNVELGSKKKDKKEGQPEATKKSRSLIKKLEQRAKDNAIDALVQEQFTNQRLLVRITSRPGQSGRADGYILEGKELEFYIKKVEQKKK from the exons ATGGGAATTTCAAGAGACAGTAGACATAAAAGAAGACTCACAGGAGGTCGTATGCCCATCCATAAGAAAAAGAGAGCCTTCGAAAAAGGAAGATAAGCAGCAATGACTAAATTGGTATCAGGAGAAAAAAGAgtaagaagaataagagtCAGAGGAggaaatttcaaattcagaGCCCTTCGTTTATCTGAAGGCAATTTCTCTTGGGGAAGCCAAGGCATTGCTAAAAAAGCTAAAATTGTAGAAGTTGTTTATCATCcatcaaataatgaattggTCAGAACAAAGACACTTACTAGAGGTGTGATTGTTTAAGTAGATGCTACCCCATTTAGATAATGGTATGCAAAGAAATATAATGTAGAATTGGGATCAAAGAAGAAGGACAagaaa gaaGGACAACCTGAAGCAACTAAGAAATCAAGAAGTCTTATTAAGAAGTTAGAATAAAGAGCAAAAGACAATGCCATTGATGCATTggtttaagaataatttacaaattaaagattattggTAAGAATTACATCAAGACCAGGATAATCAGGAAGAGCTGATGGATACATTTTGGAAGGAaaggaattagaattttatattaagaaagtcgaataaaagaagaaatga
- a CDS encoding Mitosis protein DIM1: MSYLLPHLNNGWQVDQAILDEEEKLVIIRFGHDWDPQCMQMDEILYKSAEKIKKFAAVYLVDITKVPDFNTMYELYDPVTVMFFYRNKHMMIDLGTGNNNKINWAMNDKQEFIDIVEIIYRGARKGKGLVVAPKDYSTKYKY, from the exons atgtctTACCTTCTACCTCATTTAAATAACGGTTGGCAAGTTGATCAGGCAATCTTGGATGAAGAAGAGAAACTAGTTATCATTCGTTTTGGACATGATTG GGATCCCTAATGTATGCAAATGGATGAAATCCTCTATAAATCTgctgaaaaaataaaaaagtttgCAGCTGTTTATTTAGTTGATATCACTAAAGTGCCTGATTTCAATACGATGTATGAACTATATGATCCAGTGACGGTGATGTTTTTTTACAGAAACAAACACATGATGATTGATTTGGGAACAGggaataacaataaaataaattgggCTATGAATGATAAGCAGGAATTCATAGATATCGTGGAAATCATTTATCGAGGTGCTAGAAAAGGCAAGGGTTTAGTTGTTGCTCCAAAGGATTATTCAACCAAAtacaaatattga